In one Cronobacter dublinensis subsp. dublinensis LMG 23823 genomic region, the following are encoded:
- a CDS encoding RNase A-like domain-containing protein: MFTINLVSGITKTRVMSGAFAATLMAFSFSSWAAPLPGPACVFPQPGGEAAWADAQKIERGHLVECHIAKSDEWLKERALYGKDGCLKNDKKTASTWQSAEAMWKTVGWAIEKACNAPAPAKNFINLYSDMKGNASEIVGRVYRNGVYQDINGDSKAFIKMVKSSKGQWYVLTSYPR; encoded by the coding sequence ATGTTTACTATTAATCTGGTTTCAGGTATCACCAAAACCCGCGTCATGTCCGGCGCTTTTGCCGCCACGTTAATGGCGTTTTCTTTCAGTAGCTGGGCAGCACCGCTACCGGGACCGGCGTGCGTTTTCCCGCAACCGGGTGGTGAAGCCGCCTGGGCTGATGCGCAGAAGATCGAGCGCGGGCATCTGGTGGAGTGCCATATCGCCAAAAGTGACGAATGGCTTAAGGAGCGGGCGCTGTATGGTAAAGACGGCTGCCTCAAAAATGATAAAAAAACGGCTTCAACCTGGCAAAGTGCAGAGGCGATGTGGAAAACCGTTGGTTGGGCGATTGAGAAGGCTTGTAATGCCCCTGCGCCAGCTAAAAATTTTATTAATCTGTATAGTGATATGAAAGGAAACGCATCAGAAATTGTCGGCAGAGTATACAGGAATGGCGTTTACCAGGATATTAATGGTGATAGCAAAGCTTTTATCAAGATGGTAAAAAGTAGTAAAGGTCAATGGTATGTATTAACCAGCTATCCGCGGTAA
- a CDS encoding helix-turn-helix transcriptional regulator — protein MNVLMIDKQSIFIEGMASVLKQFIPEITICGLNNPNEIDTTLRYFPASLILLDGDAGKSVNIDLLDDLAQRHPAIPVVLLIHQCQPALLRLFLRHHVAAFVRRDSPPEAIVQTLRAAAMGMLCFPQESISLLDSGPSALARLSERQREILKLLAAGESNKQISRHLNISAGTVKAHLESIFRRLNVTNRTQAAMMYSGDE, from the coding sequence ATGAATGTGTTAATGATTGATAAGCAATCGATATTTATTGAAGGAATGGCATCGGTGCTGAAGCAGTTTATTCCAGAAATAACCATCTGCGGATTAAATAACCCGAATGAGATAGACACGACACTGCGTTATTTTCCGGCCTCGTTGATTTTACTGGACGGTGACGCGGGGAAAAGCGTGAACATTGATCTGCTGGATGATTTAGCGCAGCGCCACCCGGCCATTCCGGTGGTGTTGCTGATCCATCAGTGCCAGCCCGCGCTGCTGCGGCTGTTTCTGCGCCACCACGTGGCGGCATTCGTGCGGCGCGATTCGCCGCCAGAAGCGATTGTCCAGACGCTGCGCGCCGCCGCGATGGGGATGCTGTGCTTCCCGCAGGAGAGTATTTCGCTGCTGGACAGCGGCCCGAGCGCGCTGGCGCGGCTGAGCGAACGCCAGCGTGAAATCCTCAAACTGCTGGCGGCGGGGGAATCGAACAAGCAGATCAGCCGCCATCTGAATATCAGCGCCGGCACCGTGAAGGCCCATCTGGAATCGATATTCCGTCGCCTTAACGTCACGAATCGCACCCAGGCGGCAATGATGTATTCCGGGGATGAATAA
- a CDS encoding class I SAM-dependent methyltransferase: MTQNYYQTHSQAFFDGTVAVDMSSLYAAFTPHLPAGARVLDAGCGSGRDALAFHRMGYDVDAFDASRELVALARAHSGLPVKEMTFHDVDAVERYDGIWCCASLLHLAHDELPGAMQKLSDALRPGGVWYLSFKYGDGEREQQGRRFTDMNEARLTALLAAFPALSPLALWVTQDIRPARREQWLNGLLVKR; the protein is encoded by the coding sequence ATGACGCAAAACTATTACCAGACGCACTCGCAGGCCTTTTTCGACGGCACCGTCGCGGTCGATATGTCCTCGCTGTACGCCGCCTTCACGCCGCACCTGCCTGCGGGCGCGCGCGTTCTGGACGCGGGCTGCGGCTCCGGGCGCGACGCGCTCGCGTTCCATCGCATGGGCTATGACGTCGACGCGTTCGATGCCAGCCGCGAGCTGGTCGCGCTGGCTCGCGCCCACAGCGGCCTGCCGGTAAAGGAGATGACGTTTCACGATGTGGACGCCGTTGAGCGCTACGACGGCATCTGGTGCTGCGCGTCGCTGCTGCATCTCGCACATGACGAACTCCCCGGCGCCATGCAAAAGCTCTCGGACGCCCTCAGGCCCGGCGGCGTCTGGTATCTCTCGTTCAAATATGGCGACGGAGAGCGCGAACAGCAGGGGCGTCGTTTTACCGATATGAATGAAGCGCGCCTGACCGCGCTGCTGGCCGCGTTTCCGGCCCTGTCGCCGCTCGCGCTGTGGGTCACGCAGGATATCCGCCCGGCGCGCCGCGAACAGTGGCTGAATGGGTTGCTTGTAAAGCGCTGA
- a CDS encoding HNH endonuclease domain-containing protein encodes MDFFEKDPTPENYWRGVILFGNNFATYKFALAQALCEVKRDNSLVKLEDLALPFSAHICAHLREAPKQILNIKRPGQFILACQHFNEQAITHGQLIEATVRHGFNVVLSAFHNVSGGPVAKPFFINEPRAHTAIRLTDDFYNLTESAQFANLTQETDARWRLVEKAWQMNLPPQLLDVHYDAEQEILFTPRLYSSRITLTSCRNSLNGYQKGHCFYCNAPISLEKHDATLADVDHFLPLAAQLPGINLNGVWNLVLACRGCNRGENGKSARVPTLTLLARLHARNEYFINSRLPLHEAIINQTGNNERLRKTFLQDAWSAAFANRLQQWEPALQQELIF; translated from the coding sequence ATGGATTTTTTCGAGAAAGATCCCACGCCGGAAAACTACTGGCGCGGCGTGATCCTTTTTGGAAACAACTTCGCCACGTACAAATTCGCGCTGGCGCAGGCGCTCTGTGAGGTAAAACGCGATAACAGCCTCGTAAAGCTTGAGGATCTGGCGCTGCCGTTCAGCGCGCATATCTGCGCACACTTACGAGAAGCGCCGAAGCAAATCCTCAACATTAAGCGCCCCGGCCAGTTCATCCTTGCCTGTCAGCATTTTAACGAGCAGGCAATAACCCACGGGCAGTTGATTGAAGCCACGGTCAGGCACGGTTTTAACGTGGTGCTCAGCGCCTTTCATAACGTGAGCGGTGGGCCTGTCGCGAAGCCGTTTTTCATTAACGAACCGCGCGCCCATACAGCCATCCGCCTGACCGATGACTTTTATAACCTCACGGAAAGCGCGCAGTTCGCGAATCTTACGCAGGAAACGGACGCGCGCTGGCGGCTGGTCGAAAAAGCCTGGCAGATGAATCTGCCACCGCAGCTGCTGGATGTCCATTACGACGCGGAGCAGGAAATCCTGTTCACCCCCCGCTTGTACTCATCGCGCATCACCCTGACGAGCTGTCGCAACAGCCTGAACGGCTACCAGAAGGGCCACTGTTTTTACTGCAACGCGCCCATCAGCCTTGAGAAGCATGACGCGACGCTTGCCGATGTCGACCACTTCCTGCCGCTCGCGGCACAGCTGCCGGGCATCAACCTGAACGGCGTCTGGAATCTGGTGCTCGCCTGTCGCGGCTGTAATCGCGGCGAAAACGGCAAATCCGCCCGCGTCCCGACCCTTACGCTGCTCGCGCGGCTGCACGCCCGTAACGAATACTTTATTAACAGCCGTCTGCCGCTGCATGAGGCAATCATTAACCAGACGGGTAATAATGAACGCCTGCGTAAAACCTTCCTGCAGGACGCCTGGAGCGCCGCCTTCGCGAACCGCCTGCAACAGTGGGAGCCCGCGCTGCAACAGGAGCTGATTTTCTGA
- a CDS encoding tyrosine-type recombinase/integrase, producing the protein MALSDVKVRSAKPEAKAYKLADGEGMVLLVHPNGSKYWRLRYRFGGKEKMLALGKYPEVSLADARAHRDEARKLLANGVDPSENKKAVKVEQEQEAITFEVVAREWHASNQKWSESHSARVLKSLEDNLFSAIGKRNIAELKTRDLLVPIKAVESSGRLEVAARLQQRTTAIMRFAVQSGLIDYNPAQEIAGAVATAKRQHRAALDLERIPELLHRIDYYSGRPLTRLAVELTLLVFIRSSELRFARWSEVDFETAMWTIPGEREPLEGVKHSQRGSKMRTPHLVPLSRQALVILEKIRSMSGNRELIFVGDHDPRKPMSENTVNKALRVMGYDTKTEVCGHGFRTMACSSLIESGLWSRYAVERQMSHQERNSVRAAYIHKAEHLGERRLMLQWWADFLDANREKGVSPFDFAKLHVRKEVYVTN; encoded by the coding sequence ATGGCTCTGAGTGATGTGAAGGTTCGTTCGGCTAAGCCTGAAGCAAAAGCCTATAAACTGGCTGACGGTGAAGGCATGGTTTTGCTGGTTCACCCTAACGGCTCAAAATACTGGCGGCTACGCTATCGCTTTGGCGGCAAAGAGAAGATGCTGGCGTTGGGAAAATACCCTGAAGTGTCATTGGCGGATGCCCGGGCACACCGGGATGAGGCTCGTAAGCTATTAGCTAATGGTGTCGATCCCAGTGAGAACAAGAAAGCCGTTAAGGTAGAGCAGGAGCAAGAGGCGATAACGTTTGAAGTGGTTGCCAGAGAGTGGCACGCCAGCAATCAAAAGTGGTCTGAGTCGCACAGTGCTCGTGTATTGAAAAGCCTGGAAGATAATCTTTTTTCAGCCATCGGTAAGCGGAACATTGCTGAATTGAAGACACGGGATCTGCTTGTCCCCATCAAAGCCGTCGAGTCATCCGGGCGGCTCGAAGTTGCCGCCCGTTTACAGCAGCGTACTACCGCGATTATGCGCTTTGCCGTTCAGAGTGGTTTAATCGACTACAATCCCGCGCAAGAGATAGCCGGAGCGGTTGCTACGGCGAAAAGACAGCATCGTGCTGCTCTGGATCTTGAACGTATTCCCGAATTACTTCACCGCATTGATTACTATTCCGGAAGACCATTAACCCGACTTGCTGTCGAACTCACGTTGTTAGTTTTCATCCGTTCAAGCGAACTGCGCTTTGCCCGTTGGTCAGAAGTAGATTTTGAAACGGCCATGTGGACGATTCCAGGTGAGCGTGAACCACTGGAAGGTGTTAAACATTCTCAGCGTGGTTCGAAGATGCGAACACCTCATCTCGTTCCCTTGTCGCGCCAGGCGCTGGTCATTCTGGAAAAGATCAGAAGTATGAGTGGGAATCGAGAGCTGATTTTTGTGGGCGATCACGATCCGCGTAAGCCTATGAGTGAGAACACGGTGAACAAGGCGCTACGCGTAATGGGGTATGACACGAAAACGGAAGTTTGTGGACATGGTTTCAGGACAATGGCTTGTAGTTCTTTGATTGAATCAGGATTGTGGTCAAGGTATGCGGTAGAACGGCAGATGAGTCACCAGGAGCGTAACTCTGTACGAGCAGCTTATATCCACAAGGCGGAGCATCTGGGGGAGAGGAGGCTAATGTTGCAGTGGTGGGCTGATTTTCTGGATGCGAATCGGGAGAAGGGAGTGAGTCCATTTGATTTTGCAAAGCTCCATGTAAGAAAAGAGGTTTATGTGACAAATTAG
- a CDS encoding phospholipase D-like domain-containing protein → MKLIANGLNGEFFRSCLPTPGKEIDGVVAAIAYGDDKTTFLEHCIKNHHRLDIWMRYDHTVPVSPAFLSKLLANVKNNIFCKLIPDRLHSKVIWWKGYGAYIGSANLTERAWYSNIEAGIFFTESDLYSSNLIEQLEEFFDNLASLDSCVDLSKEIIDEQRQLLKLKVELEKKERELIKKRKIPEWGGVNFVDNKKTKDRRKESFHKEWESTFSIIKSISDQINDYRPAWISEDTPMFWQTDQFLHAYYYKKVHQQDNTYPFEDYHRTNSKNPQAALMNMLSWWKIQSVPPSNEDIHLGIYAPYIREHLSKNNISSLTEDKLYQIFSYTHATMDHVIKMSAETFGYSAKTSLNKEERAVLFTKWIMGQTNQKGMTIAELLNYVLYGGKPSLMWERLYLAGKDEEYKFQHYGINSIAEVVGWARPEDTPPRNGRTNKALRALGYPVRVNI, encoded by the coding sequence ATGAAACTTATTGCTAACGGATTAAATGGAGAGTTTTTTAGATCATGTTTACCCACTCCAGGTAAAGAAATTGATGGTGTTGTTGCCGCCATTGCTTATGGAGATGATAAAACCACGTTCCTCGAGCATTGCATAAAAAACCATCACCGCCTTGATATTTGGATGCGATATGATCATACAGTTCCTGTATCGCCTGCATTTTTATCAAAACTTCTCGCAAACGTTAAAAATAATATTTTTTGTAAACTTATACCAGATCGCCTGCACAGCAAAGTTATTTGGTGGAAGGGATATGGCGCCTATATTGGTTCAGCTAATTTAACTGAGCGTGCATGGTACTCGAATATAGAAGCCGGTATTTTCTTCACTGAGAGTGATTTATACAGTTCTAATTTAATTGAACAGTTAGAGGAATTCTTCGATAACTTAGCATCACTTGACTCTTGCGTTGATCTTAGTAAAGAGATTATTGATGAACAAAGACAATTATTAAAACTAAAAGTCGAATTAGAGAAAAAAGAACGAGAGCTTATCAAAAAGCGGAAAATACCTGAATGGGGTGGCGTGAATTTTGTTGATAACAAAAAAACTAAAGATAGAAGGAAAGAGAGTTTCCATAAAGAATGGGAAAGCACATTTTCAATCATCAAGAGTATCTCAGACCAAATTAATGATTACAGACCTGCATGGATATCAGAAGATACTCCAATGTTTTGGCAAACCGATCAATTTCTACACGCATACTATTATAAAAAAGTTCATCAACAAGATAATACTTATCCTTTTGAGGATTATCACCGTACCAATAGTAAAAACCCACAAGCAGCATTGATGAATATGCTCTCCTGGTGGAAAATCCAATCAGTTCCTCCGTCTAATGAGGATATTCATCTTGGGATTTACGCCCCCTACATTCGCGAACACTTGTCAAAAAATAATATTAGCTCATTGACAGAGGATAAGCTCTATCAAATATTCTCTTACACACATGCAACAATGGACCATGTGATAAAAATGAGCGCTGAAACATTTGGCTATTCAGCCAAAACATCCTTAAATAAAGAAGAGCGCGCCGTTTTATTCACAAAATGGATCATGGGCCAAACCAATCAAAAAGGTATGACTATTGCTGAATTGCTCAACTATGTCCTCTACGGTGGAAAGCCTTCATTAATGTGGGAAAGGCTCTATCTGGCAGGCAAAGACGAGGAGTACAAATTCCAGCATTACGGTATTAACTCTATTGCTGAAGTGGTCGGTTGGGCAAGGCCAGAAGATACACCTCCCAGAAATGGCAGAACCAATAAAGCCTTGCGTGCATTAGGCTATCCAGTTCGCGTAAATATTTGA
- the brxL gene encoding protease Lon-related BREX system protein BrxL, which yields MQIHHDLPVLAVSEGELVAEGYDLDALLNQHFRGRVVRKDLTKQLKEGANVPVYVLEYLLGMYCASDDDQIVEQGLQNVKRILADNYVRPDEAEKVKSLIRERGSYKIIDKVSVKLNQKKDVYEAQLSNLGIKDALVPPQMVKDNEKLLTGGIWCMITVNYFFEEGQKTSPFSLMTLKPIQMPNMDMEEVFTARTHFNRDQWIDVLLRSVGMEPANIEQRTKWHLITRMIPFVENNYNVCELGPRGTGKSHVYKECSPNSLLVSGGQTTVANLFYNMASRQIGLVGMWDVVAFDEVAGITFKDKDGVQIMKDYMASGSFSRGRDSIEGKASMVFVGNINQSVETLVKTSHLLAPFPAAMIDTAFFDRFHAYIPGWEIPKMRPEFFTNRYGLITDYLAEYMREMRKRSFSDAIDKFYKLGNNLNQRDVIAVRRTVSGLLKLLHPNGSYSKEDVRVCLTYAMEARRRVKEQLKKLGGLEFFDVNFSYIDNETLEEFFVSVPEQGGSELIPAGMPKPGVVHLVTQAESGMTGLYRFETQMTAGNGKHSVSGLGSSTSAKEAIRVGFDYFKGNLSRVSATAKFSEHEYHLHVVELHNTGPSTATSLAALIALCSVLLAKPVQEQMVVLGSMTLGGVINPVQDLAASLQLAFDSGAKKVLLPMSSAVDIPTVPAELFTKFQVSFYSEPVDAVYKALGVN from the coding sequence ATGCAAATCCATCATGACTTACCCGTTCTAGCTGTATCTGAAGGGGAACTCGTCGCAGAAGGTTACGATTTAGACGCCTTACTGAATCAGCATTTTCGTGGCCGGGTAGTGCGTAAAGATCTGACTAAACAGCTCAAGGAAGGGGCAAATGTCCCGGTCTATGTGCTAGAGTATCTGCTCGGTATGTACTGTGCTTCCGACGATGACCAGATCGTCGAGCAAGGGTTGCAGAACGTTAAGCGCATTCTGGCTGATAACTACGTCCGCCCTGATGAAGCGGAGAAGGTGAAATCGCTTATTCGTGAGCGAGGATCCTACAAGATCATCGATAAAGTGTCGGTAAAGCTCAATCAGAAGAAAGACGTTTACGAAGCCCAGCTCTCTAACCTCGGCATTAAAGATGCACTGGTTCCGCCGCAAATGGTCAAGGACAACGAGAAGCTGTTGACCGGTGGCATCTGGTGCATGATCACCGTGAACTACTTCTTTGAGGAGGGACAGAAAACTTCGCCCTTCTCTCTGATGACGCTTAAACCTATCCAGATGCCTAATATGGACATGGAAGAGGTATTTACCGCACGTACGCACTTCAACCGCGACCAGTGGATTGATGTCCTGCTGCGCTCCGTGGGTATGGAACCTGCCAACATTGAGCAGCGAACCAAGTGGCACCTGATCACCCGCATGATCCCTTTCGTGGAAAACAACTATAACGTCTGCGAACTGGGCCCACGCGGTACCGGTAAAAGCCACGTCTATAAAGAATGTTCGCCAAACTCGCTGCTAGTTTCCGGCGGACAAACCACGGTAGCAAACCTGTTTTACAACATGGCCAGTCGCCAGATTGGCCTGGTCGGCATGTGGGATGTGGTCGCGTTTGATGAAGTAGCAGGGATCACTTTCAAAGACAAAGACGGCGTGCAAATCATGAAGGATTACATGGCGTCTGGCTCGTTTTCACGCGGCAGAGATTCGATTGAAGGCAAAGCGTCGATGGTATTCGTCGGCAACATCAATCAGAGCGTTGAGACGTTAGTCAAAACCAGCCATCTGTTAGCCCCCTTCCCTGCCGCGATGATCGACACGGCGTTTTTTGACCGCTTCCATGCCTATATCCCCGGCTGGGAAATCCCGAAAATGCGCCCGGAATTCTTTACCAATCGCTACGGCCTTATCACAGATTATCTCGCAGAATACATGCGGGAAATGCGTAAGCGCAGTTTCTCCGATGCGATCGATAAGTTCTATAAGCTGGGTAACAATCTTAACCAACGCGACGTTATTGCAGTAAGGCGTACGGTTTCTGGTCTATTGAAACTTCTTCATCCCAATGGTTCTTACAGTAAAGAAGATGTCCGTGTTTGTCTGACCTACGCCATGGAAGCCCGCCGTCGAGTCAAAGAACAGCTTAAAAAGCTAGGCGGACTGGAATTCTTCGATGTGAACTTCAGTTACATCGATAACGAAACGCTGGAAGAATTCTTCGTCAGCGTGCCAGAACAGGGCGGCAGCGAATTAATTCCGGCTGGCATGCCAAAACCAGGCGTAGTGCATTTAGTTACGCAAGCGGAAAGTGGCATGACAGGTCTGTATCGCTTCGAAACTCAGATGACCGCAGGCAATGGTAAGCATAGCGTTTCAGGTCTGGGATCAAGTACCTCGGCTAAGGAAGCTATCCGGGTTGGCTTTGATTATTTCAAAGGCAACCTCAGCCGCGTTAGCGCAACAGCGAAATTTTCTGAACATGAGTACCATCTGCACGTAGTCGAATTGCATAATACCGGACCAAGTACTGCGACCAGCCTTGCGGCACTTATTGCCCTGTGTTCCGTTTTACTGGCGAAACCCGTTCAGGAACAAATGGTCGTGTTAGGTAGCATGACGCTCGGTGGAGTAATCAACCCTGTTCAGGATCTGGCGGCTAGCTTACAACTCGCCTTTGATAGTGGCGCGAAAAAGGTTCTTCTGCCGATGTCTTCCGCAGTAGATATTCCGACTGTACCAGCCGAGTTGTTTACTAAATTCCAGGTCAGTTTTTACTCTGAACCTGTAGATGCGGTTTATAAGGCGTTGGGGGTAAATTAA
- the pglZ gene encoding BREX-1 system phosphatase PglZ type A → MQNQEFIAGLKAKFAEHRIVFWHDPDKRFLEELGNFELENVTLLDMTDQSQLAVKKRIEIDEPEQQFLLWFPHDVPPKEFDWLLDIRLYSTEFHADFAAITLNTLGIPQLGLREHIQRRKAFFSTKRLAALKGLVTEQENEASLDKKIVAVIAGVKTAKTEEILFSLITQYVNQQKDDDSDLENTLAMLKRHDLEGVLWGMLNQEMGYQAENPTLENLILKLFCTDLSAQADPQKREWLEKNVLATPSGRASALAFMVTWRADRRYKDAYDYCAQQMQDALRPEDQYRLSSPYDLHECETTLSIEQTIIHALVTQLLEESTTLDREAFKKLLSERQSKYWCQTRQEYYAIYDALRQAERLLNLRNRHIDGFHYQDSATFWKAYCEELFRFDQAYRLFNEYALLVHSKGAMILKSLDDYIEALYSNWYLAELSRSWNKVLEAENRMQEWRIAGVPRQQNFYNEAVKPQFNNPQIKRVFVIISDALRYEVAEELGNQINTEKRFTAELRSQLGVLPSYTQLGMAALLPHDEICYQPGNGDIVYADGLSTSGTPNRDTILKKYKGMAVKSDDLLKWKNQEGRDLIRDYEVVYIWHNTIDAMGDTASTEEKTFEACRSAVVELKDLVTRVINRLHGTRIIVTADHGFLFQQQPLSGQDKTTLQIKPENTIKNHKRFIIGHQLPADDFCWKGKVADTAGVSDNSEFLIPKGIQRFHFSGGARFVHGGAMLQEVCVPVLQVKALQKTAAEKQPQRRPVDIVNYHPLIKLVNNIDKVSLLQTHPVGELYEPRTLNIFIVDNANNVVSGKERICFDSDNNTMEKRVRDVTLKLIGANFNRRNEYWLILEDAQTETGYQKYPVIIDLAFQDDFF, encoded by the coding sequence TTGCAAAATCAGGAATTTATTGCCGGCCTTAAAGCAAAATTCGCCGAACATCGCATCGTTTTCTGGCACGATCCCGATAAGCGTTTCCTTGAAGAACTGGGTAACTTCGAACTGGAGAACGTCACGCTGCTCGATATGACCGACCAGTCACAACTGGCGGTAAAAAAGCGCATTGAAATTGATGAGCCTGAACAGCAGTTTTTGCTGTGGTTTCCCCACGATGTACCTCCAAAAGAATTCGACTGGCTGTTGGATATTCGACTTTACAGTACGGAGTTCCACGCCGATTTCGCCGCCATCACGTTGAATACGTTAGGCATTCCTCAGCTTGGCCTACGCGAGCACATACAACGCCGGAAGGCATTTTTCAGCACTAAACGTCTTGCTGCCTTGAAAGGTCTGGTGACTGAGCAGGAAAACGAAGCCTCCCTTGATAAGAAGATAGTTGCGGTCATCGCTGGCGTAAAAACAGCAAAAACGGAAGAGATTCTGTTCAGCCTGATTACCCAATACGTTAATCAGCAAAAAGATGACGACAGCGACCTGGAAAACACGCTGGCGATGCTGAAACGCCACGATCTGGAAGGTGTGCTGTGGGGCATGCTGAATCAGGAAATGGGCTATCAGGCCGAGAATCCGACCCTGGAAAACCTGATCCTCAAACTGTTCTGTACCGATCTCTCCGCACAGGCAGATCCGCAGAAACGCGAATGGCTGGAAAAAAACGTGCTGGCCACGCCTTCAGGCAGAGCCTCCGCGCTGGCCTTTATGGTTACCTGGCGCGCCGACCGTCGCTACAAAGACGCCTATGATTATTGCGCACAGCAGATGCAGGATGCGCTGCGACCAGAAGACCAGTACCGTCTCAGCTCACCTTATGATTTACACGAGTGCGAAACCACGCTGAGCATTGAACAGACCATTATTCATGCACTAGTGACGCAGCTTCTGGAAGAGAGCACCACGCTTGACCGTGAAGCCTTCAAGAAGCTTCTGTCCGAACGACAGAGCAAATACTGGTGCCAGACTCGTCAGGAATACTACGCCATCTATGACGCGCTTCGTCAGGCTGAGCGGCTGCTAAATCTGCGTAATCGTCATATTGATGGTTTCCACTATCAGGACAGCGCAACGTTCTGGAAAGCGTACTGCGAAGAGCTGTTCCGCTTTGATCAGGCCTACCGCCTGTTTAACGAATACGCGCTGTTGGTTCACAGCAAAGGCGCAATGATCCTGAAAAGCCTGGATGACTATATCGAAGCGCTATATTCCAACTGGTACCTGGCAGAATTAAGCCGGAGCTGGAATAAGGTTCTGGAAGCCGAAAACCGTATGCAGGAGTGGCGTATTGCGGGCGTTCCACGGCAGCAGAACTTCTACAATGAGGCCGTTAAGCCACAGTTTAACAATCCACAAATCAAGCGCGTGTTCGTGATTATCTCCGATGCGCTGCGCTATGAAGTAGCAGAAGAGCTGGGAAATCAGATCAATACTGAGAAACGCTTTACTGCCGAACTGCGTTCCCAGTTGGGCGTGTTACCCAGCTATACCCAGCTGGGTATGGCTGCATTGCTGCCCCATGACGAGATATGCTACCAACCGGGTAATGGTGACATCGTTTATGCGGACGGGTTATCCACCTCAGGTACGCCTAACCGCGATACCATTCTGAAGAAATATAAAGGCATGGCAGTAAAATCCGACGATCTTCTGAAATGGAAAAATCAGGAAGGACGGGATCTTATTCGCGATTACGAAGTCGTTTATATCTGGCATAACACCATTGATGCTATGGGCGACACAGCATCTACAGAAGAAAAGACCTTCGAAGCGTGCCGCAGCGCGGTGGTTGAACTGAAGGATTTAGTCACCCGTGTGATTAACCGTCTACATGGTACACGCATTATCGTCACGGCGGACCACGGCTTCCTGTTCCAGCAGCAGCCCCTTTCCGGGCAGGATAAAACCACGCTGCAGATCAAGCCAGAAAATACGATTAAAAACCACAAACGCTTTATTATCGGCCATCAGCTTCCTGCCGATGATTTTTGCTGGAAAGGAAAAGTGGCGGATACCGCAGGCGTCAGCGATAACAGCGAGTTTCTGATTCCGAAAGGGATCCAGCGTTTCCATTTCTCAGGTGGTGCACGGTTTGTGCACGGTGGAGCCATGCTGCAGGAAGTCTGCGTTCCCGTATTGCAGGTGAAAGCGCTGCAGAAAACGGCTGCCGAGAAGCAACCTCAGCGTCGTCCGGTAGATATCGTGAACTACCATCCGTTGATCAAACTCGTCAACAACATTGATAAAGTCAGTTTGCTGCAAACCCATCCGGTGGGTGAGTTATACGAACCGCGCACCCTAAACATCTTTATCGTCGATAACGCCAACAATGTGGTATCCGGTAAAGAGCGAATCTGCTTTGACAGCGATAACAACACCATGGAAAAACGTGTGCGTGACGTTACGCTGAAGCTGATTGGCGCGAATTTCAATCGCCGAAATGAGTACTGGCTGATACTGGAAGATGCACAAACGGAAACGGGTTACCAGAAGTACCCTGTCATTATCGATCTGGCATTTCAGGATGATTTCTTTTAA